TAGCAAAGTAGCATATGTGTGCCTAAAATTATGAAAAGATATTTTCTTTCTAATCCCTGCATCAATTACCCATTGTTTTAAATGCTTATTATTGTATGCAGAATATTTGATTTCTTCAAATACATTCATACTTCCATCTAAACGATCTCCTAGTAGTTCATAGGCTTGTTCTGATATAGGGTGAAATTCATTTTCTTTTGTTTTCTTTTGAGTAAAAACAATTTTATATTCACTATTTTCAACTCTTACTTCAGACCATTTTAACTTGTTAATATCTGAAAATCTTAACCCTGTTAGGGCAGAAAACAAAGCCATTTTTTTTATAACTTCATTTTTACATGGTGTCTTTACTAGCCTGTTTAATTCTTCAATTGAAAGATACTCTCTAATACTTTCCTCTTCTTTTATAGGTGCAATTTGGGAATTTAGATCAGTCGCTAAATAATCATCCTTATATGCTTGTTTTAAACATGCTTTCACCTTTTTAAAGTAAGATGATGCAGTATTTTTTGACAGTTTTTTCCCTATAACATTACGACTGTCACAACTCAACAAGTATTGTTTGAAATTTTCAAAGAAACTTATAGATAATTGATTAAATAGTATTTCACCATTTGTAAAATCATTTAAATATTTATAAGAAGCATACCAACTATCTCTTGTTTTTCCTTCACGACTTTCTACCATCTTATAGAAGTATTCCAAAAAATTCGTTTTACCTAATTCATTCTTCTTTAACAACCCCTTCTCATATTCAGTATATATTTCAGGTTTATTTAATTCGTTTTCCCTTTTCTGACGAATTCCTTCTGCGATATATAACATTTCAGATTTATGCTTCTTATCTTTTCTATTTTTAGGTTTTTCCAAAACATACATTCTCAAGAATTCTCTTCTTGTTTTCTTATTGGTTTTTGGATTGAAAATAGCAGGGTAGAAATCTAGATAAAGACTTAAACGACCGTCTTTTATTGGCTTTAATCTTAAAGTAACTTTTATAGCCATGATAATAGTAAAATTAGTTAAACATTAAAAATTCGCTCAATATCCTGAATAGAATAATAAGTAACACCATCTTGTTTTATTCTTTTTATTCCATGTTTACTTACATAATTATAAATAGTATTTCTCGAAACATTAAACTTATTAATAATTTGTTCCATTATATAACAGTCATCTATAGTTAGTTCCTTTACAGGTATGGTAGTTTTTTTCTCAAATAAAATTTCAATATCTGATCGTTTAATTCGTGTTAATCTTTTACTCAGATTATATGAGTTAATACTTTTCTCTTTTATCATTCTGTATACTGTCATTTTTGAACAATTCAATAAATGTGCAACTTCATTAACCGTTAGAAATTCTTTACCCTTAATTAAAGCCATAGATAAAGCATTAACTTTCGGTTTTATTTGCTGATTTACTTCACCTTCTACCTCCTTCTTTACTTCTAATCTTTTTCTAATCTTATAATGTTTAGAGTTACACTTATGAGAACAATATTTTGTAGTTCTTTTTTGAGCTTCAAACATATTCCCACATTGCAAACAAGGTTTTAGAATCGTAAAAGTTGATTTTGTCATTTATACCATTTTTAAGTAACGATTAAAATAATTAGAATATAATAAGGTTTATTAAGTAACTTTATTTCTCCCTATATCCAATTATTTTCCAATTTTTGTATCGCAAAAACACAAAAGGTACAGCAAAGGTACAAATTAGAGACAAATAAAACATATATAATCACAAAACAATCATATATAACAAAATTAAAAAACCCAGATAAACAATAGTTTATATGGGTTTTATTCTATTTTGATAATCCTTTATTTTACATGGTTACTTCCCTATACAAAAACTACTAAAAATCTTCCCTAGGATATCTTCATCCACGTCTATATTTCCTGTGATGGTTCCTAGGTAGTGGAGCGATTGACGGATGTCCATCGCAAGGAGGTCGCCTGGAATTTGGAGTTGGAGTCCTTCTTGGGTTTTTCTGATAAAATCTAAGGCTTGGGTGAGTGCCTCGTAGTGTCGGCTATTGGTAACTATGGTATCGTTGTTGGTTAGAGCACCTTTTTCTACTAAGGAAATAAGTAGGTGGGTGAGTTTTTCTACGCCTTGTTTTTGTTTGGCAGAGAGGGCAATAAAATGAGATAAATTTTGGAGTTCTGTAGGAATTTCCTTTTCTAGGGCATCCACTTTATTGAGAATAGGAATCAGAAGTTTATCGGGGTATTTTTTGGCTATTTTTTGGATTTCTTCCAAGTATTCACTTTGTTTATTATGAAGCCTTTGAGCATCCATCATATACAAAACCACTCGGGAAGAAGCGATTTTCTCATAAGTCTTTTGGATTCCGATAGACTCAATGGTATCAGCTGTTTTTCGAATTCCAGCGGTGTCTATAAATCGGTAACAAATTCCATCGAGTACCAATTCGTCTTCAATAGTATCTCGGGTAGTTCCCTCTATGTCAGATACTATAGCGCGTTCTTCATTGAGCAAAGCGTTGAGTAAGGTAGATTTCCCCACATTGGGCTCTCCTACTATTGCTACGGGGATTCCTTCTTTGATCACATTTCCTAAGGAGAAAGAATCAGAGAGGTATTTTAAGGCCTTTTCAAGTTTATGGAGTAATTCGTGAAGCTCCGATCGATCGGCAAATTCTACGTCTTCTTCAGAGAAATCGAGTTCTAACTCAATCATGGCGGCAAAGTGAATCAGTTGCTCTCTAAGATCCTGTAGATCATTGGAAAAACCTCCACGCATTTGTTGCATGGCATTTTGGTGAGAAGCATCGGAGTTTGCGGCTATCAAATCGGCTACGGCTTCGGCTTGGGCAAGATCCATTTTTCCATTGAGGTAGGCTCGCATGGTAAATTCTCCTGCAGTTGCCATTCTTGCTCCTTTTTTGATGAGTAGTTGAAGGACTTGTTGCTGTATAAAGACGGAACCATGACAGGAAATTTCAACCACATTTTCACCCGTGTAGGAATGCGGATTTTTAAAAACAGAAAACAAAGCTCGATCCAATATTCTTTCTCCATCCACCACATCTCCAAGGCTGATGGTGTGGCTATTCTTTTCTACCAAGGCTTTTTCATTTACTGCCGACTTAAAAACGCTATTGGCAATATGAATGGCGTTTTCTCCTGATAAACGAATCACGGCTATGGCTCCTGCTCCATTTGCCGTAGCTAATGCCACAATGGTATCTTGAATGTTCACTTTGCTACAATTTTTTCACAAAAGTACTCAATTCATAGACTTCTTGCTGTAAATTCACATTACTGCCTATCAAAACATGTCTATCGACAAAACAAGGCTCAGGTTTGTTTTTTTTGAGGGTTAGTGGTAATTCCTAATAGAGTGCAATTATATACGGTTTCTCATATATAGTTATTCTCCAAGTAAAATTTACATTTAAAGTACTTTTGTATTTGTTCTTTGTTCATTCATAGTGTTTTTTAATTTCTGTCAATATATTAAAGACCACTGTATCATTCTTTTCCTCTGCTCTTCTTTTCCAAAAAGTAATTGTCCAGTAATCACTATGACTATAATCTATTTCTGCTTTAGCATAGATTTCTTTAAAATAGGATTCTTTATCTTCCTGTTGTTCAATATCATTGAATGAATTTAAAAGATCCGTAACAATTTTATTAAAAACTTTATCATAAATACTTTTAGGTATTCTGTTATAAAAATAACTTTTATAGGTATTAAATTCTTCCTCCAATTTTTGTGGATTTCGGTATCTATTCAAAAAATGACGAACTACCTTAGCATCAAATGATGCATTATATTCAAATAAATCCCTTGGAAACCAATAACCAACTGAAAAGTCATTATAATATATTGAATAACCTATTATTGATTCGATAAAATCAACTTTTCCTTTATAATCAATTAGCAGATCTACAATATAATCCATACAATCGCTAGGTAAATTGACATCTTCAATATGATCCTTCAAACAGGTATTTACCCTATAATAATCTACAATATTTAAATCTAAATATTCATAATGAGATTGACTACGGCTTAACTCTCGGATTGATTCTATTCTTTTTTCCAATCGTGATATTTTGTTGGCTCTTTTTAAATTATTATTTATTTTTTTATCTAACTGTACACTAAGGGTATTTGATAATTTTGTATAATAGGATGCAATATTCAAAATTATAAGCCCTAACACTGCAATAATAAGTGTCGTTTTTTTCATAATCAATCGTTATAATGTTTTTGTATTTCTTTGAGAATTTTATAAACTGCTTGGTCATTTTTTTCAGTAAAACGTCTATCCCAAAAACCAAACCCCCAATAACTATCAAAGGAGTCCACAAATTCATAGGTTGGGTAGCTAAGAAACACAATATTGTTATAGGTATGCTGAGAGCCAACTGAATCAATATAAATATTGTGTGCTTGGTAAAATTCTCTATAATTGGGTTCTTGTATAATTCTATCATAGATAACAATAAGGTCATCGATCATTTTGGCAACCAAATTGTATTTTGATTTTGAAACAACTGCATAAATATACCCTCTATTTGTTTCCCACAATTCTGTAATAGAACTAGCAGACCTATCAAAATTTCTAATCTTTCTTTGAATATATTTTATTTTACTTTTATATTCATAATCTTCAAGATTATGAAATACGATATCATTTTGACTTACAAATGCATTTTTTGAATCATCTGAACTAGGTACAATTGTGATAGGAAAATAGGAATTACTCCGTTCCAAATAATATGGATTATTACCTGTATAAATTGAATTAACAATAGAATCAACTTCTTTCCAGTATTCTAAACTATACTCTTTATTCTCAAATTTCAAAATATCATTTTCTAAAAAACTTTCTTCAAAAGAAAAATCTTCTGGATCAAAACTAAGAGCAGACTCCTCAATGAAAGCACTATAGCCAATTAAGTTCTTTTTTGCCCTGAAAAGTTCTTCAATGATATCGAATTCTGATTCTGTAAACTTGCATTTTTTAGGTATATTTTCTGTACTCCTCTCACGATCAACCCTATCTACAAGATCTACGTAACTGAAGTATTTAGAACCTAAAAACGCCAATGCGATTGTGAGCCAAATCACAGAAGTTAGCAACATCTGCAATGCTATAAATTGATACTCTGAACTTTTCCTCTTACGATAGAGCAAAAATAAAATTATCGTCATACACAAAACACTGAATACCACTAATATTTGTTTTTCAAAAGTCATTGTCTAATTTTTTAAATTTACCTTCATTCATTACTTTGTATCTAACTTTCTCTATTAGATTTCTATTTTTTAAACTTTTTTCTTTTTTAATAGTAAGTTGATAATCTTTATTTATCGAAAAGCTTGTTAATAATACTCCGAAATCATCTTCCTGTTCAGTTTCCTCAAAGTACATAATTCTCATATAATCTAACATCTGCATTTGATTATTGAAAATAGCTAAACAATATTGTTCATCTCCTCTTGGATGATGCCCTCTAATCAAAATAGGGTTCAAATCATAAATCATAGGAAGTTTTAAAAGGCTAAGGTTTTCCATATCAATTTCGGAAAAAACACCTTTAATTGGCGTAAAAGTTAATGATTTGGATTTGTCATAATCTATTGGCAAAATGTAGGTTTCTAGGTTTTCTATCTCCACTTTAACGTCTTTGGTCTTTTGGGTTAAAGGTTTTGTTTTTTCAAAGACATGATAATAAACTCCATACTCTCTAATCAAAAATTTATCTCCAAAATCAAAAAGCTTATTCATTGGTGGATCACAATCTAATTTATAAAGCCCTTTAAATTTTTTTTCATCCAGATTAAGTGTATCCTTTAAAAACATTTTTATTCTTTTCCTGTCATCATCACCCCCATTTATATTAAAATCTAAGCTTTCTTTTATCAAATCCCCATTTACCAAACATGCAGGAGTAATGGTATCACCTATTGCATAAAAAATACTGTCATTCCTCAGGACAATATATTGATCTTTGTAATCAAAAAGAGTTTCTATTTCATTTTTGGGATCTAATACAAATTGCCTGGACTTCGTAAAATACCAAACTCCTTCTTTTTTGTCTTGCCCATTTCCATTACATGAAATAAACAATTGGATAAATAAGTAAATAAATACGCTACTTTTAGTGTGTTGAATCATAGTTCCCATTAATAAACATTTGATAATTTTGTTCTCTTCTTATTTTATTTTCAATATCTAAAAACTCTTTAGCAGCATCTTCATATTTTTCATCAATTAAATTCTTATACAACTTAGGAGCCTTTTCGTTTTTTAAGAAGTATGCCCCACAATTAAATAATAAATC
Above is a window of Flavobacteriales bacterium DNA encoding:
- a CDS encoding site-specific integrase yields the protein MAIKVTLRLKPIKDGRLSLYLDFYPAIFNPKTNKKTRREFLRMYVLEKPKNRKDKKHKSEMLYIAEGIRQKRENELNKPEIYTEYEKGLLKKNELGKTNFLEYFYKMVESREGKTRDSWYASYKYLNDFTNGEILFNQLSISFFENFKQYLLSCDSRNVIGKKLSKNTASSYFKKVKACLKQAYKDDYLATDLNSQIAPIKEEESIREYLSIEELNRLVKTPCKNEVIKKMALFSALTGLRFSDINKLKWSEVRVENSEYKIVFTQKKTKENEFHPISEQAYELLGDRLDGSMNVFEEIKYSAYNNKHLKQWVIDAGIRKKISFHNFRHTYATLLLESGTDLYTVSKMLGHKNVKTTQIYAKVVDSLKKQTVDRIKLNFEDE
- a CDS encoding helix-turn-helix domain-containing protein — encoded protein: MTKSTFTILKPCLQCGNMFEAQKRTTKYCSHKCNSKHYKIRKRLEVKKEVEGEVNQQIKPKVNALSMALIKGKEFLTVNEVAHLLNCSKMTVYRMIKEKSINSYNLSKRLTRIKRSDIEILFEKKTTIPVKELTIDDCYIMEQIINKFNVSRNTIYNYVSKHGIKRIKQDGVTYYSIQDIERIFNV
- the mnmE gene encoding tRNA uridine-5-carboxymethylaminomethyl(34) synthesis GTPase MnmE; protein product: MNIQDTIVALATANGAGAIAVIRLSGENAIHIANSVFKSAVNEKALVEKNSHTISLGDVVDGERILDRALFSVFKNPHSYTGENVVEISCHGSVFIQQQVLQLLIKKGARMATAGEFTMRAYLNGKMDLAQAEAVADLIAANSDASHQNAMQQMRGGFSNDLQDLREQLIHFAAMIELELDFSEEDVEFADRSELHELLHKLEKALKYLSDSFSLGNVIKEGIPVAIVGEPNVGKSTLLNALLNEERAIVSDIEGTTRDTIEDELVLDGICYRFIDTAGIRKTADTIESIGIQKTYEKIASSRVVLYMMDAQRLHNKQSEYLEEIQKIAKKYPDKLLIPILNKVDALEKEIPTELQNLSHFIALSAKQKQGVEKLTHLLISLVEKGALTNNDTIVTNSRHYEALTQALDFIRKTQEGLQLQIPGDLLAMDIRQSLHYLGTITGNIDVDEDILGKIFSSFCIGK
- a CDS encoding glycoside hydrolase family protein, with the translated sequence MGYGYLIARNSKDNITIPDEFKNGITEEKATVLFKKNLEKYEKSVQRDVTVNLYQKEFDALVDLLFNCGAYFLKNEKAPKLYKNLIDEKYEDAAKEFLDIENKIRREQNYQMFINGNYDSTH